The Amycolatopsis japonica nucleotide sequence CTCCACCCGGTACGGGACGAAGCTGCCCATGTTCACGAACTCGTTGAGCCGATCGGTGGCGTGCAGGTAGTTGAGGAACGAGAAGCGGCTGCGCGGATTGCGCAGGGTCACCAGATCCTTGAGGAACGAGACCTGCGAGAGGGCCTCGGGCAGGAGCATCCCCCGCTGCCAGGAGACCTCTTCGTCGCGTTCGAGCAGGACCGATTCGCGGGCCAGTCCGGGCGCGAGCTCTTCCAGCGCCACGGCCAAGGCCAGGTTCGACGGTCCTGCTCCGACTGCGAGCAGCTCGACATCACGGTTCGCCATTTGTTCGCTCCGCCATCTTTGTGAGTGCTGGGAAGGTGTTCTGTGGTTCCGGTGCGCGGTCAGCCACCGGCGGCCACCGAGGGCAGCAGGGGGTGCGCGGTCAGCCGGACCTGGGCCATGGCCTTGTCCAGCACCGCTTCGCAGTCGTCGGGATCGACGCCGGCGCAGATCACGTACGCGTGGCGCGAGATGAACTCCGCCGGCGGCAGCCGCAGGCGCGAACCCGGCTCGACGAGGCTGTCCGAGGCGAGGATCCCGTTGTTCCGCAAGGAATCCGGCACGGACACCGACTCGACGACACAGTCCTGTTTCGGGTAGCCGAACCGGACGCCGACCCACCGGGGCTCGGCCTCGTGCGGGATGTGGGGGCGCATGCCGAGGGCGACGTCGACCGCGGCCGCGCCGGGGTCGATCCCGGTCGCGAACTTGGCGAGCAACGGGATCAGGTCGCCGCCGAGCCTGCCGTTGATCTCCACGATCACCGGCCCGCGTTCGGTGAGCTTGAGCTCGGTGTGGGTGATGCCGTACCGGAAGTCGATCGCGCCGTGCGCGCGGGCCAGCGTCGAGCGCAGGGCCGGGTCGGCGAGCAGTTCGTCCGCGGAACTGACCAGATGGCCGAGCTCCTCGAAGTACGGATGCATCCCGACCGTCTTGCGCGCGACGAACATCGGCGTGTACTCGCCGTCGACGACGGCGCCGTCCACACTGATCTCCGGGCCGCTCAGGTACTCCTCGACCAGCGCCCCGCCCTTGTAGGCGGGAGAGCCGTTGAAGCTGGCGTCCTCCGCGGTCCGGAACGCCTTCCGCACCGCCTCGGCGTCTTCCGCGAGACTGACGCCGATGCTGGCCCCGCCGCCGCGCGGTTTGACGACGACCGGATACCCGATCCGCTCCGCCACGCGGACCGCCTGCTCGTCGTCGTGCACGAACCCGAAATCGGGCTGCGCGACACCGGCCGCGGTGAGCGTCCGCCGGCTGAACCACTTGTCACGGCAGCCTTCGATCGCGGAGACCCCCGCGCCCGGGACGCCGAGTTCGTCCGCGACATGCGCCGCCGCCACGATCAGCGCCTCGTCCCAGCACACCACGCCGAGCACCGGCGTGGTGGCGTGGAGCGCGCGGGCCGCGGCCAGCACGGCGTCCTGGTCCTGCGTGTCCAGCACGGTCGCGCCGGTGATGTAGCGCTCCTGCCAGGTCGGTTCGGTCCCGTTGAACAACCACAAGGGATGCCGGTGCCCGGCCGACGCCAACAGGTACTCCCGGTACGGCCGCATCCCGCAGCCGATCACCAGGACAACACCCTCCGCTGAGCTCATTCCCTCTCCCCACCAGCCCGTCACTTCGTCGCGGGCTACTACATCCCGGGGGCGGGTTGACCGGAACCCTTGATTCGGGAAGAACAATCAACGAGATGCGTGGTGAAGGCGCGGATGATACGAGGAATGAACCGTCAGGAGGCCGTGATGCTCGAACCCAGGACCGCGGACGGGAAGGTGCTCTGGCACTTCACGATGTCGCTCGACGGCTTCGTCGCGGGCCCAGGCCACGGCATGGACTGGATGACCGGCACCACCTTCCGGCCGGGACTGGTCGGTGAATACGCCGCGACCACCGGCGCCGTCCTCGGCGGCCGCGACGGCTGGGACGCCTACCCCGATCCCGGCGGGATCTACGGCGGCGCCTGGAAGGGCCCGCTGTTCGTCCTCACCCACCACCCCGAGGACGCCACCCCCACCCCCGGGGTCACGTTCCTGAACTGCGGTG carries:
- a CDS encoding ATP-grasp domain-containing protein; translation: MSSAEGVVLVIGCGMRPYREYLLASAGHRHPLWLFNGTEPTWQERYITGATVLDTQDQDAVLAAARALHATTPVLGVVCWDEALIVAAAHVADELGVPGAGVSAIEGCRDKWFSRRTLTAAGVAQPDFGFVHDDEQAVRVAERIGYPVVVKPRGGGASIGVSLAEDAEAVRKAFRTAEDASFNGSPAYKGGALVEEYLSGPEISVDGAVVDGEYTPMFVARKTVGMHPYFEELGHLVSSADELLADPALRSTLARAHGAIDFRYGITHTELKLTERGPVIVEINGRLGGDLIPLLAKFATGIDPGAAAVDVALGMRPHIPHEAEPRWVGVRFGYPKQDCVVESVSVPDSLRNNGILASDSLVEPGSRLRLPPAEFISRHAYVICAGVDPDDCEAVLDKAMAQVRLTAHPLLPSVAAGG
- a CDS encoding dihydrofolate reductase family protein; its protein translation is MLEPRTADGKVLWHFTMSLDGFVAGPGHGMDWMTGTTFRPGLVGEYAATTGAVLGGRDGWDAYPDPGGIYGGAWKGPLFVLTHHPEDATPTPGVTFLNCGVDEAVRIGLEAANGKNLEVFSPDIGRQMLALGLIDEIDLHIAPVLLGDGVRLYDNPGGAPIRLHGLGTGDPSGAIDVRFRPA